The genomic segment CAAACACGTTCCTCTGCTCATCGAGGCTTACGGGAGTCCCAGCGAGCCAGTGGAGCCAATGACTTATGTGTTTCCACCAGTTCTTCTTGAAAAGGATGTCGTGAACAGGATCAATCACAAGTGTCGCTTGCTGGGTGTCACCTTGAACTCTTTTTTTACCGCCGTTAAAACACCGCCATGGTGGAGCTGGCGCGTGATGGCGGTCTTAAAAGAAACAACTATTCCATCACTAGCTGCCACCCTGTTAACTCTCGTCGGCTAATGGAGAAATGCTCTAAACCTTACCTTGGCTTTCATGGAATTAGCTTGACAATGCACATGATCACACCTCACAATGTGAAGGATCATTTCTGGGAATACACAAAGCACTTTGACACTAAATTTCGTAAGAAAATCAAAGGAAACTGGATGATCGAGGACAGGGCGATGGCTCGCTTACTGAGGCCTGAAAGCTACTCTCACGAAGAACATTTCGCTCGTCCCTTGCCACTCATCTCTGATTACATATTCTCCAACCTCTACAACCCAGGAAATACTACACAAGGCATTGGAAAATTCGTTCAGATCACTGGTGTTCATAACCAAAGTACTCTTCATAAAGCATCATTTCCATTTGGTTATGCTTTGTTTGGCTTCCGTGGTCAAGTACGCTTGGAAGTGGGTTACGCCACGGGGACTGTAAGGAAGGAGGTCACTGGCAGGCTTCTGGACAAAATATTGGCTGTTATCAGTGATGTTTCCAATGCGCCGATTTAATTATAACTTACATGCAAAGAGAATAATCGGATCTgacagaaaataatgaacaaatgatgaCAAAGAAACCCCGTTATTGTCAGTTCAACTTTCTCATGTATTGTCACAACTGAAGTGTTATATTAATATCAATTTgctaataataattgttattggTATATCATCATCACATATTAACTGATTAATTATTTAATAATTAAAATAGTTgcaagtaaggaagagaagggttcAAAGTTCACATATATTGGTCAAATGGTTTAGCATAAATAAAAACTGAGATTAATTGCTGTAGTATAGAGGAAAGGCAGTCAGGGTTTTAGACAACACCAAGCAAGGTTTGGTGGCTTCCTTAATTGTAATGTGGGGAGAAACCCAGTGAGGGTGTCAGACAACACCAAGCAAGACTTGGTGGCTTCCTTAATTGTAGAGTGGGGAGAAAGGCAGTGAGGGTGTCAAACAACACCAAGCAAAGCTTGGTGGCTTCCTTAATTGTAGTgtggggagaaagagagtgaaggtgTCAGACAACATCAGCCAAGGTTTGGTGGCTTCCTTAATTGTAGTGTGGGGAGAAAGGCAGTGAGGGTGTCAGACAACACCAAGCAAGGCTTGGTGGCTTCCTTAATTGTAGTTACTtgttacttacttgttacttgtggtgtttgttcaaggctccgctccactgcgaggcagcgctcagcagagcctccctcaaaagcaactatcATCTATAATTGTcattgatttccatgccgttaaactTTTCGCGACATCTTTATAACACGGTTTACTTATCATATCCTTTGGATACATCTGAAGGAAAGCGGTTATAAATTattgcatttcataaaagaatgtctcctgaacggtatgcaacttccaaattatagttaaaagataatataagcgaattacataattatttatgAGACGGTGTCACTCGCGGTGACGGGCAAGTGACGGTGGGCAGCACGAGACGATACTGTATCCAGGTGAGGATGGAGGTAAGGCGAGAGCTGATTGGCTGGCACGCTCCCCGCTCACTGTGTTGAGAGGCTGTGTACTGACTGCTCTCGTGGTACATGTTTATGTTTTATTCCTTATATTTTGTCTCATGCACATGACAGATAATTTCTGTTGGTTTAGCCTGAGCAGTGAATGCGGAACTTTTGatactcaaggaaaaaatagcaatatgcAACAATAAAGAAGTTTTGACGAGTTGAAGTGAAGGCTGCATTGCGATAACTTTATAACACagtttattcatcattattttctgtgtATATTTTATAAGGAATGCTGCTTTAAACTATTGTATCTCAAGGGATGTCTCCTGAAGGTAATTATGTATGTAATTatgtaagtaaaataataaacaatgcaTGCAGGACACCAGGCCTATATTCGGCTTTCCCCCCTATTCACTGCCGTCTCCACTGCCTGAGCCTGAACCAGCAGTGGGTCTTCCCTGGCGGCACTCCGCCGCGCCCTTCCTCGCGAGTCATGCTTTCCTGTAAATAATTCTCTATTTCGCTTACATTATCTTCTAaccataattatatatatatatatatatatatatatatatatatatatatatatatatatatatatatatatatatatatatatatatatattgttacgtacaccggttaaatgggtaagattggcatcgaagcgccggtgaacaataacaataaaaaaaaaactgcaggttcaactggagaggatatgcaaagggggcacttaagaagctatttaataacccaataacaatgaaactgacatacacatatagatataacatgaaacacatgaaattgacacacacacacacacacatatatatatatatatatatatatatatatatatatatatatatatatatatatatatatatatatatgtgtgtgtgtgtgtgtgtgtgtgtgtgtgtgtgtgtgttcatgtgtttcatgttatatatatatatatatatatatatatatatatatatatatatatatatatatatatatatatatatatatatataatagagagacagatatgCCAAAAGACTCACGGACAGATGGACTGGGATGTAGACAAATAGACGAATAAGTGCACTATGTAATCATTTTTTAAACCATAAATTCTTTGTTCCAGTCTGTAAGTGGGACAGACGTGACGGCAGAGGAAATCAATTTGACAAATTCTCCATTTGACCTCCACAATGGCCCTCTCTGGAAGGCGCGGCTAATGACCTTACCAGAGAATGCACCGTGCCGGTTTCCAGAAATCAAGGCAGATTTCCCTCACCAGTATGACCTTCTGCTCTCCCTGCACCACGCTGCCAATGACGGCGTAGTAGTGATGCTAGTAGTAGAACTGTTGCAAAACATTATAGACCACCTCCTGCAGGGTCTTCCTGTTGATCTCCAACCAGTGGGACAGTTGCGTGACGGTGTTGAAGCTAGAGAGTTAGAAGACCGTTTCATAGCTGCTCTTCAAAATGATCCAGCAAGACTTGCAGCGATGCTGCGAGAACATGAGGAAAGCAAACACGTTCCTCTGCTGATCGAGGCTTACGGGAGTCCCAGCGAGCCAGTGGAGCCCTCTACTTATTTGTTTCCAACAGTTCTTCTTGATAAGGATGCAGTGAACAGGATCAATCACAAGTGTCGCTTGCTGGGTGTCACCTTGAACTCTTTTTTTACCGCTGTTAATAACACTGCCATGGTGGAGCTGGCGCGTGATAGCGGCCTCAAAAGGAACAACTATTCCATCACTAGCTGTCACCCTGTTGACACTCGTCGGCTAATGGAGAAAAGCTCCGAACCTTACTTAGGCTATCATGGAGTTAGATTGAATAAGCACATGATCACACCTCACAATGTGAAGGATCACTTTTGGGAATATACAAAACACTTTGACACTGAATTCCGTCAGAAAATCAAAGGAAACTGGATGATTGAGGAGAGGGCGATGGCTCGTTTGTTGAGGCCTGAAGGCTACTCTCACAAagaatatttctctcttcccttgccaCTTATCTATGATTACTTGTTCACCAACGTTTACAACCCAAGAAATATTGTACAAGGCACTGAAAAATTTGCTCA from the Portunus trituberculatus isolate SZX2019 chromosome 17, ASM1759143v1, whole genome shotgun sequence genome contains:
- the LOC123504994 gene encoding uncharacterized protein LOC123504994, which translates into the protein MRPSVVKAWRLGTAAKWNRQMTKVAANSPAFQQLHNMHSTPILSTTSTSLRSSHDSQIRWRFPVDDRTEGMIAQVHHQVFSQTCILTLNTVTPITHELMEDALTILYKKVESLRICFRHHDNQMWVADMPQPVLDFKSVSGTDVTAEEINLTNSPFDLHNGPLWKARLMTLPENAPCRFPEIKADFPHQYDLLLSLHHAANDGVVVMLVVELLQNIIDHLLQGLPVDLQPVGQLRDGVEARELEDRFIAALQNDPARLAAMLREHEESKHVPLLIEAYGSPSEPVEPSTYLFPTVLLDKDAVNRINHKCRLLGVTLNSFFTAVNNTAMVELARDSGLKRNNYSITSCHPVDTRRLMEKSSEPYLGYHGVRLNKHMITPHNVKDHFWEYTKHFDTEFRQKIKGNWMIEERAMARLLRPEGYSHKEYFSLPLPLIYDYLFTNVYNPRNIVQGTEKFAQITAISMHVVFHKNHLPIGCGLLGFRDQLSLQVAHSTTAVSRKVIGRLLDKTLAVINDVSNALI